A single Camarhynchus parvulus chromosome 5, STF_HiC, whole genome shotgun sequence DNA region contains:
- the CKB gene encoding creatine kinase B-type isoform X2, whose amino-acid sequence MAQLNNQRLPPDEEYPDLSTHNNHMAKVLTLELYEKLRDRVTPSGFTLDDVIQTGVDNPGHPFIMTVGCVAGDEESYEVFKELFDPVIEDRHGGYKPSDQHKTDLNADNLQGGDDLDPNYVLSSRVRTGRSIRGFCLPPHCSRGERRAIEKLSVEALGSLDGDLKGKYYALRNMTDAEQQQLIDDHFLFDKPVSPLLLASGMARDWPDARGIWHNDNKTFLVWINEEDHLRVISMQKGGNMKEVFSRFCTGLTKIESLFKAKNYEFMWNPHLGYILTCPSNLGTGLRAGVHIKLPHLGKHEKFGEVLKRLRLQKRGTGGVDTAAVGGVFDVSNADRLGFSEVELVQMVVDGVKLLIEMEKRLEKGQSIDDLMPAQK is encoded by the exons ATGGCCCAACTAAATAATCAGAGACTGCCTCCTGATGAGGAGTATCCGGACCTGAGCACCCACAACAACCACATGGCCAAAGTTCTAACCCTGGAATTATACGAGAAACTGAGAGACAGAGTCACGCCCAGTGGCTTCACCCTGGATGATGTCATTCAGACTGGGGTTGATAATCCTG GCCATCCCTTCATAATGACAGTAGGATGTGTGGCTGGTGATGAAGAATCCTATGAAGTGTTCAAGGAGCTCTTTGATCCAGTTATTGAAGACAGGCATGGTGGCTACAAACCAAGTGATCAGCACAAGACTGACCTGAATGCTGATAACCTGCAG GGAGGTGATGACCTGGATCCCAATTACGTGCTGAGTTCCCGTGTCAGAACTGGCAGGAGCATCCGTGGGTTCTGCCTTCCCCCACACTGCAGTCGAGGAGAGAGGCGCGCCATCGAGAAGCTCTCTGTTGAAG CTCTGGGTAGTCTGGATGGTGATCTCAAGGGGAAGTACTATGCTCTGAGGAACATGActgatgcagagcagcagcagctgattgATGACCACTTCTTGTTTGACAAGCCAGTTTCTCCTCTTCTGTTGGCATCTGGGATGGCACGAGACTGGCCTGATGCCAGGGGTATCTG GCACAATGATAACAAGACTTTCCTTGTTTGGATCAATGAGGAGGATCACCTTAGAGTTATTTCCATGCAGAAAGGTGGCAACATGAAGGAAGTATTCAGCCGCTTCTGTACTGGACTAACAAAG ATAGAAAGTCTCTTCAAGGCCAAAAACTACGAGTTCATGTGGAATCCACACTTGGGCTACATCCTGACATGCCCATCCAACCTTGGAACAGGGCTCCGTGCTGGTGTGCACATCAAGCTCCCACACCTTGGGAAACATGAGAAGTTTGGAGAAGTCCTCAAGAGACTTCGGCTGCAGAAACGAGGCACAG GTGGTGTGGACACAGCTGCTGTTGGAGGAGTGTTTGATGTCTCCAATGCTGATCGTCTTGGCTTCTCTGAGGTGGAGCTGGTGCAGATGGTGGTGGATGGAGTGAAGCTTCTCATTGAAATGGAGAAACGCCTTGAAAAAGGCCAGTCCATTGATGACCTCATGCCAGCTCAGAAATAA
- the CKB gene encoding creatine kinase B-type isoform X1 has protein sequence MPFSNSHNLLKMKYKPEDEYPDLKAHNNHMAKVLTPDLYQKLRDKQTPSGFTLDDCIQTGVDNPGHPFIMTVGCVAGDEESYEVFKELFDPVIEDRHGGYKPSDQHKTDLNADNLQGGDDLDPNYVLSSRVRTGRSIRGFCLPPHCSRGERRAIEKLSVEALGSLDGDLKGKYYALRNMTDAEQQQLIDDHFLFDKPVSPLLLASGMARDWPDARGIWHNDNKTFLVWINEEDHLRVISMQKGGNMKEVFSRFCTGLTKIESLFKAKNYEFMWNPHLGYILTCPSNLGTGLRAGVHIKLPHLGKHEKFGEVLKRLRLQKRGTGGVDTAAVGGVFDVSNADRLGFSEVELVQMVVDGVKLLIEMEKRLEKGQSIDDLMPAQK, from the exons ATGCCCTTCTCAAACAGCCACAACCTCCTGAAGATGAAGTACAAGCCTGAGGATGAGTACCCTGACCTGAAAGCTCACAACAATCACATGGCTAAGGTGCTGACCCCGGACCTGTACCAGAAATTGAGGGATAAACAGACTCCCAGTGGATTTACCCTGGATGATTGTATCCAGACTGGGGTTGACAACCCAG GCCATCCCTTCATAATGACAGTAGGATGTGTGGCTGGTGATGAAGAATCCTATGAAGTGTTCAAGGAGCTCTTTGATCCAGTTATTGAAGACAGGCATGGTGGCTACAAACCAAGTGATCAGCACAAGACTGACCTGAATGCTGATAACCTGCAG GGAGGTGATGACCTGGATCCCAATTACGTGCTGAGTTCCCGTGTCAGAACTGGCAGGAGCATCCGTGGGTTCTGCCTTCCCCCACACTGCAGTCGAGGAGAGAGGCGCGCCATCGAGAAGCTCTCTGTTGAAG CTCTGGGTAGTCTGGATGGTGATCTCAAGGGGAAGTACTATGCTCTGAGGAACATGActgatgcagagcagcagcagctgattgATGACCACTTCTTGTTTGACAAGCCAGTTTCTCCTCTTCTGTTGGCATCTGGGATGGCACGAGACTGGCCTGATGCCAGGGGTATCTG GCACAATGATAACAAGACTTTCCTTGTTTGGATCAATGAGGAGGATCACCTTAGAGTTATTTCCATGCAGAAAGGTGGCAACATGAAGGAAGTATTCAGCCGCTTCTGTACTGGACTAACAAAG ATAGAAAGTCTCTTCAAGGCCAAAAACTACGAGTTCATGTGGAATCCACACTTGGGCTACATCCTGACATGCCCATCCAACCTTGGAACAGGGCTCCGTGCTGGTGTGCACATCAAGCTCCCACACCTTGGGAAACATGAGAAGTTTGGAGAAGTCCTCAAGAGACTTCGGCTGCAGAAACGAGGCACAG GTGGTGTGGACACAGCTGCTGTTGGAGGAGTGTTTGATGTCTCCAATGCTGATCGTCTTGGCTTCTCTGAGGTGGAGCTGGTGCAGATGGTGGTGGATGGAGTGAAGCTTCTCATTGAAATGGAGAAACGCCTTGAAAAAGGCCAGTCCATTGATGACCTCATGCCAGCTCAGAAATAA
- the TRMT61A gene encoding tRNA (adenine(58)-N(1))-methyltransferase catalytic subunit TRMT61A, producing MSFVEYGDTIKDGDTAIVFLGHESMFPVKVQHGSVTQTKYGVIRHSTDLIGKKYGSKVTCSKGGWVFILHPTPELWTMNLPHRTQILYSTDISIITMMLELKPGSIVCESGTGSGSLSHALIRTVAPTGHLYTVEFHQQRAEKAREEFREHGVEHLVTVTNQDVCKNGFGVSNIADAVFLDIPSPWEAIGHAKSALKAEGGRICSFSPCIEQVQRTCLAMEESGFTEINTLEILLRVYNVRTVSLQIPDLGKAAEDNSSTGFDSSSPSHQGSSCADLQQGTVQFKSGVPLREVVGHTGYLTFATKSLL from the exons ATGAGTTTTGTGGAATATGGAGATACGATAAAGGATGGTGACACAGCTATTGTGTTCCTGGGCCACGAGTCCATGTTTCCTGTGAAGGTGCAGCATGGCTCTGTAACACAGACTAAGTATGGGGTCATCAGGCATTCCACAGACCTCATAGGCAAGAAGTATGGCTCCAAAGTGACCTGCAGTAAAGGAGGATGGGTGTTCATTCTTCATCCAACTCCAGAACTGTGGACCATGAATCTCCCGCACAGGACGCAGATTCTGTATTCCACTGACATCTCCATAATCACCATGATGTTGGAACTGAAGCCAGGCTCTATAGTATGTGAATCAG GTACAGGCAGTGGCTCCCTCTCCCATGCTCTCATCAGGACAGTGGCTCCCACCGGGCACCTGTACACAGTGGAGTTCCACCAGCAAAGGGCTGAGAAGGCGCGGGAGGAGTTTCGGGAGCACGGGGTGGAGCACCTGGTCACTGTGACCAACCAGGATGTCTGCAAAAATGGCTTTGGGGTCTCCAACATTGCAGATGCCGTGTTCCTAGATATTCCATCTCCATGGGAAGCCATAGGACATGCCAAGTCGGCTTTAAAAGCTGAAG GTGGCCGCATCTGCTCTTTCTCCCCCTGCATTGAACAAGTTCAAAGAACCTGCCTGGCCATGGAAGAATCTGGTTTTACAGAGATTAACACCTTGGAAATTCTGCTCCGAGTGTACAATGTAAGGACAGTTAGCCTGCAAATCCCTGaccttggaaaagcagctgaggaTAATTCTAGCACTGGCtttgacagcagcagcccatCACATCAAGGCAGCTCGTGTGCTGATCTGCAGCAAGGGACTGTGCAGTTCAAGAGTGGTGTGCCACTGAGGGAGGTGGTTGGGCACACTGGGTACCTGACCTTTGCCACCAAGAGCCTGCTGTAG